GTGTCTAACTTTTGGAACAGTTTATAGAAAAGTTTGGGAATGTGGGTATATCTGAGTACATCGTATCATCCatagaccgacggtcagagtgaacgtgcAATACAGATactagaggatatgcttaggtcctgtgttagagtacggtggtccgtgggatatacatttgaaatgtcccgttcatattgattataaacgttccatattaattgatttcgtcgcgaggttttgacctctatatgagacgtttttcaaagactgcattcatttttaaaacaaccataacctttattttatcgataaaggtttaaaaagcattacgtagattatcaaataatgataatctaaaatataccgtttacacacgactattacataatggtttacaataagaatatattacatcaaaaataagtttcttgaatgcagtttttacataatatcatacaagcatggactccaaatcttgtccttattttagtatgcaacaacagaagctcttaataatcacctgagaataaacatgcttaaaatgtcaacaaaaatgttggtgagttataggtttaacctatatattatcaaatcatagtaatagaccacaagatttcatatttcaatatacatcccatacatagagataaaaatcattcatatggtgaacacctggtaactgacattaacaagatgcatatagaatatccccatcattccgggacacccatcggacatgataaaatcgaagtactaaagcattccaaattccagaatggggcttgttgggcccgatagatctatctttaggattcgcgtcaatttgggggtatgttcccaaattcttaggctaccaagctaaaaaggggcatattcggcttcgatcattcacccatataatgtagtttcatttacttgtgtctatttcgtaaaacatttataaaattgcatgtattctcatcccaaaatattagattttaaaagtgggactataactcactttcacagatttttacttcgtcgggaagtaagacttggccactggtcgattcacgaacctataacaaatatgtacatatatatcaaagtatgttcaaaatatatttacaacatttttaatacgttttaatgttttacggctctattgagtcgactGCAATCGTCGATttgttggcgacttgactgactcttagaacctaaattaaatttcaggcaggatttaaaacccatggaaatttaattctactattttcatggcgtctaaatttgatttaaaacccatggaaattattattttttatataaaaaaaaaccttTTTCcgacttaaaggccggaggtcctctcggaagcaatctctttatccgtcgaataaagagagggatgactttctctactcttgagagtgtttcactctgggtggaaaaatacttgtctttattctcggataggggaaagatTTTCTACATattacctcccccatacaccactcatgtggtattgggttttgttattgttgttgttgtttaatgttttaagtttattaagtcagctgtcctcgttagtaacctacaactagttgtccatagttagatgtacataaataaattgatatatattatcttgacccaatccacgacccagtgtatacacgtctcaggctagatcacaactcaaagtatatatatttttggaatcaacctcaaccctgtatagctaactccaacattactgcatatagagtgtctatggttgttccaaataatatatatagatgggtcgatatgatatgtcaaaacatttgcatacgtgtctatggtatcccaaaattatataatatattagaatacatgtataatacaatataagttagctaggatatgattaatatagatttgttacaatatttcccgtagctacgacaataaaaaaaatatccaatcttgtatttcccataacttcttcgttttaaatccgttttgagtgaatcaaattgctatggtttcatattgaactctattttatgaatctaaacaaaaaattataggtttatagtctgaaatataagttacaagtcatttttgtaatagttagtcatttcagtcgaaagaacgacgtcttgatgactattttgaaaaacatacttccactttgagtttaaccatgatttttggatatagtttcatgttcataagaaaaattattttcccagaagaacaactttaaaatcaaattttatcatagtttttaattatcaaacccaaaacagcccgcggtgttactacgacggcgtatatccggttttacggtgtttttcgtgttttctggttttaaatcattaagttagcatataatatagatacagaacatgtgtttagttgattttataattcaagttagaattattaacttttgtttgcgaacaagtttagaattaactaaactatgttctagtgatttcaagtttaaaccttcgaataaggtagttttatatatatgaatcgaatgatattatgaacatcaatactacctcagattttgtggataaacctactggaaatgagaaaaatagatccagcttcaaaggatccttggatggcttgaaagttcttgaagcagaatcatgacacgaaaacaagttcaagtaagatttccactcgaaataagattgttatagttatagaaattgaatcaaagtttgaatatgagtattaccttgtattataaagatatcttactgtaaataagaaagatttcttgaggttggatgatcactttacaagattggaagtaagctagcaaacttggaagtattcttgattttataaaactagaacttatagaatttatgaagaacacttagaacttgaagatagaacttgagagagatcaattagatgaagaaaattgaagaattaaagtgtttgtaggtgtttttggtcgttggtatatggattagatataaagaatgtgtaattttgtttacttgtaaataagtcatgaatgattactaatatttttgtaattttatgagatatttcatgctagttgccaaattatggttcccacatatgttaggtgactcacatgggctaataagagctgatcattggagtgtatatatcaatagtacatacatctaaaagttgtgtattgtacgagtacgaatacaggtgcatacgagtagaattgttgatgaaactgatcgaggatttaattgtaagcattttgttaagtagaagtattttgataagtgtcttgaattctttcaaaagtgtatgaatacatattaaaacactacatgtatatacattttaactgagtcgttaaatcatcgttagtcgttacatgtaaatgttgttttgaagcctttaggttaacgatcctgttaagtgttgttaacccattgtttattatatcaattgagatgttaaattattacattatcataatattatgatgtattaatatatcttaatatgatatatatacaattaaatgtcgttacaacgataatcgttacatatatgcctcgtttcgaaatccttaagttagtagtcttgtttttacatatgtagttcattgttaatatacttaatgatatgtttacttatcataataccatgttaactatatatatatatatatccatatatataacatcatatagtttttacaagttttaacgttcgtgaatcaccggtcaacttgagtggtcaattgtctatatgaaatctatttcacttaatcaagtcttaacaagtttgattgcttaacatgttggaaacacttaatcatgtaaataaaaatttcatttaatatatataaacatagaaaggttcgggtcactacaacatttgTCTTTGATTGAGTTAGCCTATAAtacttatcatttaagtattgggatgccgccttatgagatgatgtatggtcgcaaatgtagaacgctgacttgttggttagaagcaattgagaaacagtttgcaggcccATAATTAGTTCAGATAACAGCCGACAAGGTAGTGATAGCACGTGAAAAGTTGAAAGAGACACGTGACAGAcataaaatgtatgctgatccacgtagacATCCGGTAAACTTTGAGGTTGGGGATAGTGTGTatttgaaagtttcaccgtggaaaggagTTATCCGGTTTGGTAAACGGGGTAAGTTAGCTCCAAGGTATATTGGGCCTTTAAAAATTATTCAAAGGGTTAACGACCAGACAGTTGTATTAGAGCTTCCGACAGAGTTGAtaggaattcataacacattcaaCGTGTGTTACCTTAGAAAGTGTAAGGTCGACGATGAAACGCAAAAAGTTCCATTGAGTGATTTGAGGGTAGACTtgaatcaaaagttagttgaagaacttGTTAGAATTGTCGATAGAAAGGTAACAAAGTTAGGAAAGAAGGATATCCATATGGTGCTTGTTCAGTGGAAACATAGTTTAGGATCGAATCTTACGTGAGAGACTGAAGAGCCGATGAAGGCTCGTAGTCCACATCTGTTTAACTATGACCAGATTCCGAAGATgcaatcttcttaagggggtggatttgtaacatcatCAGATCGGGCTTAGATGTAAAATGACCTTTCtccccttaggcataattgtgtgactaattatgcttttattttaattgaaTATTTTAATtttgtgttattttattatttggttaatacCAGATTgtaacaagggtcacagaacaggttcgtttatttaatttggactccgttagggctatcaaattaagtacaaaagttatcagataactggtaaatacccgtgtttgAAGGGGAATTGTGTTTAACACGGATATATAAGCAATACACCAGCTATTTCTCTCATTTGTTCTTGAAACTTCTAAACAACACCGTACCAAACTCTCACCACTTGGAAACCCTAGATCTTAATCTCGTTTTTAGATTTGCTATTGTGTTGTGAGGTTTGTTACTACCGTTTTCGTGATTATTTCAAGGTAATAATCCATGATTTTCAGTTTCAAATTGATGGATTTATATGGTTTTAAATTAGGTTTTGTCAAAATTGGATTTTAAGTCAAATCTAGCTAATTTGGTGTTGTTAATGCTTGAAACTAGAGGGTTTAAGTCCTTAAATGTTTTTCTAACATGTTGTGTGTGGATTTTGGGTCAAAAACATGTCTGGAAACAAGATTGAGTGATTTTGGTTCGAAACCCATCAGTTTCTGCTACTGTTGCTCGATGAACACAATTGTACAAATGCatcttgcaaccgtacggatacaacATGCAACCGTACGGGTGTGCGTGCAACCATACAGATGCAGTAGTGTTTGTGCAACCAGGCTGTGGACTTGCAACCGTACAGATACATGATGTAACTGTATGGATGGGCTTGTAACCGTATGGATGCATCTGCAACCGTATTGATGTAGATCAGTGTTGTATTGTTGTTTAATGGATGTtttctagctgttatgctgcccgcgTGTCTTATGATAATCAGAATGTAAATTTCGAAAATACATAAGTGTTAAGAAGACTTTAAGTGACACTTTTAATACTGATTTGCTGTATTGTGCTGTCTCatgctaacggacagaaactaactatgTTTATGGTGTTCTTAGGTGAGAAAGACAAGAACGAGGCTAAGTAGTGAGAATCTGAGTAGTtgttggtattcggtgagtggatctatctccggatagagtattaagtagctggcacgctacttgttcagactctttattattatgtttatgttcagtatgattGCCATGTGCAGTTAGATATTTCCATGCTAGTTAGGACAATtacatgactgattatctgtgatcttatgtgtgcACTGTTAGTTTGGACACCaaacgaggcggcaaggttgggaacccaccgaggcggcaagtcAGGGTTTAtttgaggtcgaccgtggtagcctgatCGGGTCAAGACGTTTCTCTCTGTTCAATGTAGCATAGAAGgaagcatgtgttgcgtctggacggttatgtagTGGATTCAGTAAAAAGGACTATCGGTAGATTGTAGCCTGAAAAGcaaagtcgtgtgctcgtacaagccgttgATCCGTATATTCtcagttgttgttatatgctagGTCAGGACGTTAACATATTTGTGACCCTTGCATgtttagttgcttatgcttggtccattagatagtatccattcacttagcagttgtgctaattccccaacATTTCCACCcatttgtaagaccctgtttcagttCACTCTTGTGCAGTTGATTGGGACGTCGTCCaggtggtgggacgccgtccagtaaagaaagactggacgccgtccagattattggaccccgtccagatgaactggcaggCCAGCTGTGCAGTTTTGTTATATTaagaggggtatttgtgtcttttcacttggaaCCAGATTtgtagccatattatcagtttgggattcagttttggatcacttttcacatccacaaacactcccacttcattcttagagagagagagagagtgattctagagagagatttggagatttgggaAAGAAAGAGCTTGAATCGATCGAAGgtccgggttttaaagttgttcctttccttcttggctacgttgtggtagtattggtaagttctaacaccgaatttcatttgttggatttgatattcaaagttagcattttgattgtgtgttcttgaataagacccagtagttgataaatgggtgatttaactagtaaatggtgttgatgatcattattggtgggttttggattggatgatgaaattgattagttgataatcatgttcgggtgttaatatcactagttaacttaggttataagtgattaaatgtataagcttgcaaaatgggtgttttgacttgagattaggtcaaaatgggttttgtgtcaaatgatgcaagtaatgtgttttgatgatgaaaccttgagtaaaatgagttgttggaacatagtcactagtcgattgtgattatgggtgttttgagCGAGATTTGACTTGGACAAAGTGGAAGTAAATGCAAATGGGTCAATATTgaacttattggtgttttggatataagctagagtgtttagatTATTTGTTGTGAactacttaggtgatttgcatttggatgATTCGGAGCTCAAAC
This genomic window from Rutidosis leptorrhynchoides isolate AG116_Rl617_1_P2 chromosome 2, CSIRO_AGI_Rlap_v1, whole genome shotgun sequence contains:
- the LOC139888810 gene encoding uncharacterized protein → MYADPRRHPVNFEVGDSVYLKVSPWKGVIRFGKRGKLAPRYIGPLKIIQRVNDQTVVLELPTELIGIHNTFNVCYLRKCKVDDETQKVPLSDLRVDLNQKLVEELVRIVDRKIVTRVTEQFGHQTRRQGWEPTEAASQGLFEVDRGSLIGSRRFSLFNVA